A stretch of Aedes aegypti strain LVP_AGWG chromosome 2, AaegL5.0 Primary Assembly, whole genome shotgun sequence DNA encodes these proteins:
- the LOC5563725 gene encoding serine protease inhibitor 27A, whose product MRVIGVIIFCIVASCTCTDDNFVNNDDQPFRGQRNVEFDWKLTKQVFQSQKSNAVISPLSVKILLVLLYEATGDAAELSETQTKRELRTVLEPNGDLNATRSKYRQWLDSALSSHKDYDLEIATKFFVEEYIDVISKYQIISDHYYSATVDKAPFSKPKIAAEQINSWVNKTTHGRIAELVTADGLDGAIITLINAIYFKGLWTYPFPEYTPTLTFYGNQKQVQAPFMEQNGQFYYDDSAALDSQLLRLSYRGGKFAMYFILPHQGKTVDDVLDKMTLSTLHQALWYMDETEVNVTIPKFKFDFSEELNQPLKDIGIREIFSQNASLPLLARGKGARNEVRVSRVFQKAGININHLGSEAYAATEIQLVNKFGGDGTQIFNANRPFLFFIEDEDFGTLLFAGRVEDPTQ is encoded by the exons ATGAGAGTGATAGGTGTTATAATTT TTTGCATCGTAGCATCATGCACATGTACGGATGATAATTTCGTCAACAATGATGATCAGCCATTTCGAGGACAGCGTAATGTGGAATTCGACTGGAAACTAACTAAG CAAGTGTTCCAATCTCAAAAATCCAACGCAGTGATATCGCCTCTCTCGGTGAAAATTTTGTTGGTGCTACTGTACGAAGCCACCGGAGATGCTGCCGAACTTTCCGAAACACAAACCAAACGCGAGTTGCGAACAGTTCTGGAACCAAACGGTGATCTGAATGCAACCCGCAGCAAGTATCGCCAATGGCTGGATTCGGCACTG TCTTCCCACAAGGACTACGATTTGGAAATTGCCACCAAGTTCTTCGTCGAGGAATACATTGACGTCATTTCCAAATATCAGATCATTTCGGATCATTACTACAGCGCCACGGTTGACAAAGCTCCTTTCTCGAAACCGAAAATCGCCGCGGAACAGATCAACAGCTGGGTGAACAAAACTACACATGGGCGCATTGCGGAGCTTGTTACAGCTG ATGGATTGGATGGAGCGATCATCACGTTGATCAACGCCATCTACTTCAAGGGACTGTGGACTTATCCATTCCCAGAGTATACACCAACACTGACGTTCTATGGCAATCAGAAACAAGTGCAGGCACCGTTCATGGAGCAAAACGGCCAATTCTATTATGATGATTCGGCCGCATTGGATTCTCAACTGTTGCGATTGTCATATCGCGGAGGAAAGTTTGCCATGTATTTCATTCTGCCCCACCAAGGAAAGACTGTCGATGATGTTCTGGATAAAATGACTCTCAGCACATTGCATCAAGCGCTTTGGTACATGGATGAAACCGAAGTGAATGTTACCATTCCCAAGTTCAAATTTGACTTTTCAGAAGAATTGAACCAACCACTGAAGGAT ATTGGAATTCGTGAAATTTTCTCCCAAAATGCCTCCCTGCCATTGTTGGCCCGCGGAAAGGGCGCCCGAAATGAAGTTCGTGTATCACGAGTGTTCCAAAAGGCAGGAATTAACATCAATCATCTAGGAAGTGAAGCATATGCGGCCACTG AAATCCAACTAGTTAACAAATTCGGAGGAGATGGAACGCAAATTTTCAATGCCAACCGGCCATTCTTGTTCTTTATTGAAGATGAAGACTTTGGAACGTTGCTGTTTGCTGGCAGAGTGGAAGATCCTACCCAATGA